The Chaetodon auriga isolate fChaAug3 chromosome 3, fChaAug3.hap1, whole genome shotgun sequence genome has a window encoding:
- the ddr2a gene encoding discoidin domain-containing receptor 2 isoform X1: MKHLWDIHFLLLVLLHLLTAVTSQVNPGVCRYPLGMSGGQIQDEDISASSQWSESTAARYGRLDFEEGDGAWCPEITVEPDSLKEFLQIDLRSLHFITLVGTQGRHAGGIGNEFAQMYKIKYSRDGSRWISWRNRQGKQVIEGNRNAYDIVLKDLEPPIIARFVRFMPVTDHSMNVCMRVELYGCEWLDGLVSYNAPAGEQMNLPVYPVYVNDSVYDGAVIHSMTEGLGQLTDGVCGLDDFTHSHVYNVWPGYDYVGWTNESFPSGYVEIMFEFDRTRNFTTMKVHCNNMFSRHVKAFRQVVCYFRSDSDWEASPLSFSPVVDEKNPSARFVTVNLANHMASAIKCQFYFADAWMLFSEITFQSDTAMYNTTLAPPKTGLPPNTPPEDDPTHKVDDSDTRILIGCLVAIIFILVAIIVIILWRQVWQKMLEKASRRMLDDELTASLSIQSETFAYNHNQSSASSEQESSSTYERIFPLGPDYQEPSRLICKLPEFAQSSEEPASTSTAASKSTTTTVAQDGVPHYAEADIVNLQGVTGSNTYAIPAVTMDLLSGKDVVVEEFPRKLLTFKEKLGEGQFGEVHLCEAEGMQEFMNKEFLFDIPEDQPVLVAVKMLRSDANKNARNDFLKEIKIMSRLKDPNIIRLLAVCIYSDPLCMITEYMENGDLNQFLSRHEPEGQLALLSNAPTVSFNNLCYMAAQIASGMKYLSSLNFVHRDLATRNCLVGKNYTIKIADFGMSRNLYSGDYYRIQGRAVLPIRWMSWESILLGKFTTASDVWAFGVTLWEILNFCKEQPYSQLTDEQVIENTGEFFRDQKRQIYLPQPVLCPDSLYKIMLSCWRRNTKERPSFQEIHRALLE; the protein is encoded by the exons gtgtgtgtcgGTATCCTCTGGGCATGTCCGGAGGGCAGATACAGGACGAGGACATCTCCGCCTCCAGCCAGTGGTCCGAATCCACCGCTGCCAGATATGGCAG GTTGGACTTCGAGGAGGGCGATGGCGCGTGGTGTCCAGAGATAACAGTGGAGCCAGACAGCCTGAAGGAGTTTCTCCAGATCGACCTGCGTTCGCTGCACTTCATCACCCTTGTGGGCACCCAGGGTCGTCACGCGGGAGGCATCGGTAACGAGTTCGCCCAGATGTACAAGATTAAGTACAGCCGCGATGGAAGCCGCTGGATCTCATGGAGAAACAGGCAGGGCAAGCAG GTGATCGAAGGAAACAGGAACGCCTACGACATCGTACTCAAGGACCTCGAGCCGCCCATCATCGCTCGCTTTGTCCGCTTCATGCCCGTCACAGACCACTCCATGAACGTCTGCATGAGGGTGGAGCTCTACGGCTGTGAATGGCTCG ATGGTCTCGTGTCGTACAACGCTCCAGCAGGAGAACAGATGAACCTGCCTGTTTACCCTGTCTATGTCAACGACTCTGTCTATGATGGAGCTGTCatccacag tATGACAGAAGGTTTGGGCCAGCTGACAGACGGAGTGTGTGGACTGGATGAtttcacacacagccatgtctACAATGTGTGGCCCGGGTACGACTACGTGGGATGGACCAATGAGAGCTTCCCAAGTGGATATGTGGAAATCATGTTTGAGTTTGACCGCACACGAAACTTTACCACCATGAAG GTCCACTGCAACAACATGTTCTCACGGCACGTCAAGGCCTTCCGCCAGGTGGTGTGCTACTTCCGCTCCGACTCAGACTGGGAGGCCTCGCCGCTGTCCTTCAGCCCTGTGGTGGACGAGAAGAACCCCAGCGCCCGCTTCGTCACCGTCAACCTGGCCAATCACATGGCCAGCGCCATCAAGTGCCAGTTCTACTTTGCTGATGCCTGGATGTTGTTCAGTGAGATCACCTTCCAGTCAG ATACAGCCATGTACAACACAACACTGGCTCCACCCAAGACAGGACTACCACCTAACACACCACCAG AAGACGACCCCACCCACAAAGTGGATGACAGCGACACCCGgattctgattggttgtttagtggccatcatcttcatccttgtggccatcatcgtcatcatcctGTGGAGGCAGGTGTGGCAGAAGATGCTGGAGAAG GCCTCTCGCCGGATGTTGGATGATGAACTAACCGCTAGTTTGTCAATACAGAGCGAGACGTTCGCCTACAACCACAACCAGTCAAGCGCATCCAGTGAGCAGGAGTCTAGTTCCACCTATGAGCGCATCTTCCCCCTCGGTCCTGACTACCAGGAGCCGTCACGTCTCATATGCAAGCTGCCGGAGTTTgctcagagctcagaggagCCTG CCTCCACCAGCACAGCAGCGTCTAAATCCACCACAACTACTGTAGCCCAAGATGGCGTCCCTCACTACGCAGAGGCAGACATTGTAAACCTGCAAGGCGTGACTGGCAGCAACACGTACGCCATCCCTGCAGTAACTATGGACCTGCTGTCAGGGAAGGACGTTGTAGTGGAGGAGTTCCCGAGGAAGCTGCTCACGTTCAAAGAGAAGCTGGGAGAGGGTCAGTTCGGAGAG GTGCACCTGTGTGAAGCAGAGGGAATGCAGGAGTTCATGAATAAAGAGTTTTTATTCGACATCCCTGAGGACCAGCCAGTTTTAGTGGCTGTGAAGATGCTCCGTTCAGATGCCAACAAAAATGCAAG GAACGACTTCCTGAAAGAGATAAAGATCATGTCACGTTTGAAGGACCCCAACATCATCCGCCTGCTGGCGGTGTGCATCTACAGCGACCCGCTCTGTATGATCACAGAGTACATGGAGAACGGAGATCTCAACCAGTTCCTGTCCCGCCACGAACCCGAGGGACAGCTCGCTCTGCTCAGCAATGCGCCTACTGTCAG cttcaACAATCTGTGCTACATGGCCGCTCAGATAGCATCGGGGATGAAGTACCTCTCCTCTCTAAACTTTGTTCACCGAGACTTGGCCACGCGGAACTGCCTGGTGGGGAAAAACTACACCATAAAGATAGCTGACTTTGGCATGAGCAGAAATTTGTACAGTGGCGACTACTACCGCATCCAGGGCAGAGCGGTGCTGCCGATCCGCTGGATGTCATGGGAGAGCATCCTGCTG GGTAAGTTCACCACAGCGAGCGATGTGTGGGCCTTCGGGGTGACCCTGTGGGAGATACTAAACTTCTGCAAGGAGCAGCCCTACTCTCAGCTCACAGATGAGCAGGTGATAGAAAACACGGGGGAGTTTTTCAGGGATCAGAAAAGACAG ATCTACCTGCCTCAGCCTGTGCTGTGTCCAGACTCGCTCTACAAGATCatgctgagctgctggaggaggaacacAAAGGAACGGCCCTCCTTCCAGGAAATACACCGAGCCCTGCTGGAATAA
- the ddr2a gene encoding discoidin domain-containing receptor 2 isoform X3 has product MKHLWDIHFLLLVLLHLLTAVTSQVNPGVCRYPLGMSGGQIQDEDISASSQWSESTAARYGRLDFEEGDGAWCPEITVEPDSLKEFLQIDLRSLHFITLVGTQGRHAGGIGNEFAQMYKIKYSRDGSRWISWRNRQGKQVIEGNRNAYDIVLKDLEPPIIARFVRFMPVTDHSMNVCMRVELYGCEWLDGLVSYNAPAGEQMNLPVYPVYVNDSVYDGAVIHSMTEGLGQLTDGVCGLDDFTHSHVYNVWPGYDYVGWTNESFPSGYVEIMFEFDRTRNFTTMKVHCNNMFSRHVKAFRQVVCYFRSDSDWEASPLSFSPVVDEKNPSARFVTVNLANHMASAIKCQFYFADAWMLFSEITFQSDTAMYNTTLAPPKTGLPPNTPPEDDPTHKVDDSDTRILIGCLVAIIFILVAIIVIILWRQVWQKMLEKSETFAYNHNQSSASSEQESSSTYERIFPLGPDYQEPSRLICKLPEFAQSSEEPASTSTAASKSTTTTVAQDGVPHYAEADIVNLQGVTGSNTYAIPAVTMDLLSGKDVVVEEFPRKLLTFKEKLGEGQFGEVHLCEAEGMQEFMNKEFLFDIPEDQPVLVAVKMLRSDANKNARNDFLKEIKIMSRLKDPNIIRLLAVCIYSDPLCMITEYMENGDLNQFLSRHEPEGQLALLSNAPTVSFNNLCYMAAQIASGMKYLSSLNFVHRDLATRNCLVGKNYTIKIADFGMSRNLYSGDYYRIQGRAVLPIRWMSWESILLGKFTTASDVWAFGVTLWEILNFCKEQPYSQLTDEQVIENTGEFFRDQKRQIYLPQPVLCPDSLYKIMLSCWRRNTKERPSFQEIHRALLE; this is encoded by the exons gtgtgtgtcgGTATCCTCTGGGCATGTCCGGAGGGCAGATACAGGACGAGGACATCTCCGCCTCCAGCCAGTGGTCCGAATCCACCGCTGCCAGATATGGCAG GTTGGACTTCGAGGAGGGCGATGGCGCGTGGTGTCCAGAGATAACAGTGGAGCCAGACAGCCTGAAGGAGTTTCTCCAGATCGACCTGCGTTCGCTGCACTTCATCACCCTTGTGGGCACCCAGGGTCGTCACGCGGGAGGCATCGGTAACGAGTTCGCCCAGATGTACAAGATTAAGTACAGCCGCGATGGAAGCCGCTGGATCTCATGGAGAAACAGGCAGGGCAAGCAG GTGATCGAAGGAAACAGGAACGCCTACGACATCGTACTCAAGGACCTCGAGCCGCCCATCATCGCTCGCTTTGTCCGCTTCATGCCCGTCACAGACCACTCCATGAACGTCTGCATGAGGGTGGAGCTCTACGGCTGTGAATGGCTCG ATGGTCTCGTGTCGTACAACGCTCCAGCAGGAGAACAGATGAACCTGCCTGTTTACCCTGTCTATGTCAACGACTCTGTCTATGATGGAGCTGTCatccacag tATGACAGAAGGTTTGGGCCAGCTGACAGACGGAGTGTGTGGACTGGATGAtttcacacacagccatgtctACAATGTGTGGCCCGGGTACGACTACGTGGGATGGACCAATGAGAGCTTCCCAAGTGGATATGTGGAAATCATGTTTGAGTTTGACCGCACACGAAACTTTACCACCATGAAG GTCCACTGCAACAACATGTTCTCACGGCACGTCAAGGCCTTCCGCCAGGTGGTGTGCTACTTCCGCTCCGACTCAGACTGGGAGGCCTCGCCGCTGTCCTTCAGCCCTGTGGTGGACGAGAAGAACCCCAGCGCCCGCTTCGTCACCGTCAACCTGGCCAATCACATGGCCAGCGCCATCAAGTGCCAGTTCTACTTTGCTGATGCCTGGATGTTGTTCAGTGAGATCACCTTCCAGTCAG ATACAGCCATGTACAACACAACACTGGCTCCACCCAAGACAGGACTACCACCTAACACACCACCAG AAGACGACCCCACCCACAAAGTGGATGACAGCGACACCCGgattctgattggttgtttagtggccatcatcttcatccttgtggccatcatcgtcatcatcctGTGGAGGCAGGTGTGGCAGAAGATGCTGGAGAAG AGCGAGACGTTCGCCTACAACCACAACCAGTCAAGCGCATCCAGTGAGCAGGAGTCTAGTTCCACCTATGAGCGCATCTTCCCCCTCGGTCCTGACTACCAGGAGCCGTCACGTCTCATATGCAAGCTGCCGGAGTTTgctcagagctcagaggagCCTG CCTCCACCAGCACAGCAGCGTCTAAATCCACCACAACTACTGTAGCCCAAGATGGCGTCCCTCACTACGCAGAGGCAGACATTGTAAACCTGCAAGGCGTGACTGGCAGCAACACGTACGCCATCCCTGCAGTAACTATGGACCTGCTGTCAGGGAAGGACGTTGTAGTGGAGGAGTTCCCGAGGAAGCTGCTCACGTTCAAAGAGAAGCTGGGAGAGGGTCAGTTCGGAGAG GTGCACCTGTGTGAAGCAGAGGGAATGCAGGAGTTCATGAATAAAGAGTTTTTATTCGACATCCCTGAGGACCAGCCAGTTTTAGTGGCTGTGAAGATGCTCCGTTCAGATGCCAACAAAAATGCAAG GAACGACTTCCTGAAAGAGATAAAGATCATGTCACGTTTGAAGGACCCCAACATCATCCGCCTGCTGGCGGTGTGCATCTACAGCGACCCGCTCTGTATGATCACAGAGTACATGGAGAACGGAGATCTCAACCAGTTCCTGTCCCGCCACGAACCCGAGGGACAGCTCGCTCTGCTCAGCAATGCGCCTACTGTCAG cttcaACAATCTGTGCTACATGGCCGCTCAGATAGCATCGGGGATGAAGTACCTCTCCTCTCTAAACTTTGTTCACCGAGACTTGGCCACGCGGAACTGCCTGGTGGGGAAAAACTACACCATAAAGATAGCTGACTTTGGCATGAGCAGAAATTTGTACAGTGGCGACTACTACCGCATCCAGGGCAGAGCGGTGCTGCCGATCCGCTGGATGTCATGGGAGAGCATCCTGCTG GGTAAGTTCACCACAGCGAGCGATGTGTGGGCCTTCGGGGTGACCCTGTGGGAGATACTAAACTTCTGCAAGGAGCAGCCCTACTCTCAGCTCACAGATGAGCAGGTGATAGAAAACACGGGGGAGTTTTTCAGGGATCAGAAAAGACAG ATCTACCTGCCTCAGCCTGTGCTGTGTCCAGACTCGCTCTACAAGATCatgctgagctgctggaggaggaacacAAAGGAACGGCCCTCCTTCCAGGAAATACACCGAGCCCTGCTGGAATAA
- the ddr2a gene encoding discoidin domain-containing receptor 2 isoform X2, which yields MKHLWDIHFLLLVLLHLLTAVTSQVNPGVCRYPLGMSGGQIQDEDISASSQWSESTAARYGRLDFEEGDGAWCPEITVEPDSLKEFLQIDLRSLHFITLVGTQGRHAGGIGNEFAQMYKIKYSRDGSRWISWRNRQGKQVIEGNRNAYDIVLKDLEPPIIARFVRFMPVTDHSMNVCMRVELYGCEWLDGLVSYNAPAGEQMNLPVYPVYVNDSVYDGAVIHSMTEGLGQLTDGVCGLDDFTHSHVYNVWPGYDYVGWTNESFPSGYVEIMFEFDRTRNFTTMKVHCNNMFSRHVKAFRQVVCYFRSDSDWEASPLSFSPVVDEKNPSARFVTVNLANHMASAIKCQFYFADAWMLFSEITFQSDTAMYNTTLAPPKTGLPPNTPPDDPTHKVDDSDTRILIGCLVAIIFILVAIIVIILWRQVWQKMLEKASRRMLDDELTASLSIQSETFAYNHNQSSASSEQESSSTYERIFPLGPDYQEPSRLICKLPEFAQSSEEPASTSTAASKSTTTTVAQDGVPHYAEADIVNLQGVTGSNTYAIPAVTMDLLSGKDVVVEEFPRKLLTFKEKLGEGQFGEVHLCEAEGMQEFMNKEFLFDIPEDQPVLVAVKMLRSDANKNARNDFLKEIKIMSRLKDPNIIRLLAVCIYSDPLCMITEYMENGDLNQFLSRHEPEGQLALLSNAPTVSFNNLCYMAAQIASGMKYLSSLNFVHRDLATRNCLVGKNYTIKIADFGMSRNLYSGDYYRIQGRAVLPIRWMSWESILLGKFTTASDVWAFGVTLWEILNFCKEQPYSQLTDEQVIENTGEFFRDQKRQIYLPQPVLCPDSLYKIMLSCWRRNTKERPSFQEIHRALLE from the exons gtgtgtgtcgGTATCCTCTGGGCATGTCCGGAGGGCAGATACAGGACGAGGACATCTCCGCCTCCAGCCAGTGGTCCGAATCCACCGCTGCCAGATATGGCAG GTTGGACTTCGAGGAGGGCGATGGCGCGTGGTGTCCAGAGATAACAGTGGAGCCAGACAGCCTGAAGGAGTTTCTCCAGATCGACCTGCGTTCGCTGCACTTCATCACCCTTGTGGGCACCCAGGGTCGTCACGCGGGAGGCATCGGTAACGAGTTCGCCCAGATGTACAAGATTAAGTACAGCCGCGATGGAAGCCGCTGGATCTCATGGAGAAACAGGCAGGGCAAGCAG GTGATCGAAGGAAACAGGAACGCCTACGACATCGTACTCAAGGACCTCGAGCCGCCCATCATCGCTCGCTTTGTCCGCTTCATGCCCGTCACAGACCACTCCATGAACGTCTGCATGAGGGTGGAGCTCTACGGCTGTGAATGGCTCG ATGGTCTCGTGTCGTACAACGCTCCAGCAGGAGAACAGATGAACCTGCCTGTTTACCCTGTCTATGTCAACGACTCTGTCTATGATGGAGCTGTCatccacag tATGACAGAAGGTTTGGGCCAGCTGACAGACGGAGTGTGTGGACTGGATGAtttcacacacagccatgtctACAATGTGTGGCCCGGGTACGACTACGTGGGATGGACCAATGAGAGCTTCCCAAGTGGATATGTGGAAATCATGTTTGAGTTTGACCGCACACGAAACTTTACCACCATGAAG GTCCACTGCAACAACATGTTCTCACGGCACGTCAAGGCCTTCCGCCAGGTGGTGTGCTACTTCCGCTCCGACTCAGACTGGGAGGCCTCGCCGCTGTCCTTCAGCCCTGTGGTGGACGAGAAGAACCCCAGCGCCCGCTTCGTCACCGTCAACCTGGCCAATCACATGGCCAGCGCCATCAAGTGCCAGTTCTACTTTGCTGATGCCTGGATGTTGTTCAGTGAGATCACCTTCCAGTCAG ATACAGCCATGTACAACACAACACTGGCTCCACCCAAGACAGGACTACCACCTAACACACCACCAG ACGACCCCACCCACAAAGTGGATGACAGCGACACCCGgattctgattggttgtttagtggccatcatcttcatccttgtggccatcatcgtcatcatcctGTGGAGGCAGGTGTGGCAGAAGATGCTGGAGAAG GCCTCTCGCCGGATGTTGGATGATGAACTAACCGCTAGTTTGTCAATACAGAGCGAGACGTTCGCCTACAACCACAACCAGTCAAGCGCATCCAGTGAGCAGGAGTCTAGTTCCACCTATGAGCGCATCTTCCCCCTCGGTCCTGACTACCAGGAGCCGTCACGTCTCATATGCAAGCTGCCGGAGTTTgctcagagctcagaggagCCTG CCTCCACCAGCACAGCAGCGTCTAAATCCACCACAACTACTGTAGCCCAAGATGGCGTCCCTCACTACGCAGAGGCAGACATTGTAAACCTGCAAGGCGTGACTGGCAGCAACACGTACGCCATCCCTGCAGTAACTATGGACCTGCTGTCAGGGAAGGACGTTGTAGTGGAGGAGTTCCCGAGGAAGCTGCTCACGTTCAAAGAGAAGCTGGGAGAGGGTCAGTTCGGAGAG GTGCACCTGTGTGAAGCAGAGGGAATGCAGGAGTTCATGAATAAAGAGTTTTTATTCGACATCCCTGAGGACCAGCCAGTTTTAGTGGCTGTGAAGATGCTCCGTTCAGATGCCAACAAAAATGCAAG GAACGACTTCCTGAAAGAGATAAAGATCATGTCACGTTTGAAGGACCCCAACATCATCCGCCTGCTGGCGGTGTGCATCTACAGCGACCCGCTCTGTATGATCACAGAGTACATGGAGAACGGAGATCTCAACCAGTTCCTGTCCCGCCACGAACCCGAGGGACAGCTCGCTCTGCTCAGCAATGCGCCTACTGTCAG cttcaACAATCTGTGCTACATGGCCGCTCAGATAGCATCGGGGATGAAGTACCTCTCCTCTCTAAACTTTGTTCACCGAGACTTGGCCACGCGGAACTGCCTGGTGGGGAAAAACTACACCATAAAGATAGCTGACTTTGGCATGAGCAGAAATTTGTACAGTGGCGACTACTACCGCATCCAGGGCAGAGCGGTGCTGCCGATCCGCTGGATGTCATGGGAGAGCATCCTGCTG GGTAAGTTCACCACAGCGAGCGATGTGTGGGCCTTCGGGGTGACCCTGTGGGAGATACTAAACTTCTGCAAGGAGCAGCCCTACTCTCAGCTCACAGATGAGCAGGTGATAGAAAACACGGGGGAGTTTTTCAGGGATCAGAAAAGACAG ATCTACCTGCCTCAGCCTGTGCTGTGTCCAGACTCGCTCTACAAGATCatgctgagctgctggaggaggaacacAAAGGAACGGCCCTCCTTCCAGGAAATACACCGAGCCCTGCTGGAATAA
- the hsd17b7 gene encoding 3-keto-steroid reductase/17-beta-hydroxysteroid dehydrogenase 7 — protein sequence MNKVILVTGANSGIGLALCERLLSVDAEGLQLCLACRNMRRAQAARSALLTSHPTAQVALLQLDTSSISSVLAAAQEVKLRYNRLDYLYLNAGIMPNPHFDVKAFFKGLFSSRVVSMFATGEGILTQRDRVTPDGLQEVFATNLFGHFLLIRELEPVLCHAGRTSQLIWTSSSNAHRSAFNLKDIQHQKGTQPYSSSKYASDLLSLALNTHHNKQGLYSSVICPGFVMTNLTYGILPSFPAFLWTLLMPVFWLIRMFTNTFTLTPYNGAEALFWLFKQKPESLDPQAKYHSLTSGLGSNYTQPRQMDIDLETSEDLYEKLLQLESEVRKKLKEKEKESQRVRSSAAGPGSS from the exons ATGAACAAGGTGATTTTGGTGACGGGAGCAAATAG TGGCATTGGCCTGGCGCTGTGTGAGCGTCTCCTCTCAGTGGACGCCGAGGGTCTCCAGCTGTGTCTGGCCTGCAGGAACATGCGCCGGGCTCAGGCTGCTCGCTCCGCCCTCCTCACCTCTCACCCCACGGCCCAGGTggccctgctgcagctggacacCAGCAGCATCTCCTCAGTCTTGGCTGCTGCACAGGAGGTCAAACTCAG GTATAACAGACTGGACTACCTCTACCTCAACGCAGGCATCATGCCAAACCCACACTTTGATGTAAAAGCCTTTTTCAAAGGCCTCTTCTCCAG CCGTGTCGTCAGCATGTTTGCCACCGGTGAGGGGATTCTGACACAGAGGGACCGCGTCACTCCTGATGGCCTGCAAGAAGTTTTCGCAACCAACCTCTTTGGTCACTTCTTACTT ATCAGGGAGCTGGAACCAGTTCTATGCCACGCAGGCCGGACCTCCCAGTTGATCTGGACCTCCTCCAGTAACGCTCACCGCTCAGCTTTTAACTTGAAGGACATACAGCACCAGAAAGGCACCCAACCTTATAGCTCCTCCAAATACGCCTCCGACCTGCTCAGCCTGGCACTcaacacacaccacaacaaacAG GGTTTGTACTCATCAGTCATTTGTCCTGGTTTTGTAATGACCAACCTGACCTACGGTATCCTGCCCTCCTTCCCAGCCTTCCTCTGGACGCTGCTTATGCCTGTCTTTTGGCTT ATAAGAATGTTCACCAATACTTTCACACTGACCCCTTACAATGGCGCTGAAGCTCTG TTCTGGCTATTTAAGCAAAAGCCTGAATCACTGGACCCTCAAGCCAAGTACCACAGCTTAACATCTGGGCTGGGCAGCAACTACACACAACCACGCCAG ATGGATATTGACTTGGAAACATCAGAGGATTTGTATGAGAAATTACTGCAACTAGAAAGTGAAGTGAGgaagaaactgaaggaaaaagaaaaggaatcCCAGCGTGTTCGCAGCAGTGCTGCAGGACCTGGATCATCCTGA